One region of Juglans microcarpa x Juglans regia isolate MS1-56 chromosome 7S, Jm3101_v1.0, whole genome shotgun sequence genomic DNA includes:
- the LOC121240846 gene encoding uncharacterized protein LOC121240846, protein MEGIMRFGKKGKLSSIYLGPLDVLERIGAGAYTLTLPQFSAIQDVFHVSLLQGYVSDPTHVLEYEPLQVHEDLTYEEFPVGILAQKAQALSKKSIPMVKVLWSNHTEKEASWELEEDMRIKYPYLFD, encoded by the coding sequence ATGGAGGGAATTATGCGGTTTGGTAAGAAAGGCAAGCTAAGCTCGATATATTTGGGCCCTCTCGATGTACTAGAAAGGATTGGAGCTGGAGCATATACGTTGACCCTTCCACAATTTTCAGCTATTCAAGATGTTTTCCATGTCTCTTTGCTTCAAGGGTATGTTTCGGACCCTACACATGTACTAGAGTACGAGCCTCTTCAAGTCCATGAGGATCTGACCTATGAGGAGTTTCCAGTCGGAATTCTTGCACAAAAGGCTCAAGCACTCAGCAAGAAGAGCATTCCGATGGTCAAAGTGCTTTGGAGCAATCACACGGAAAAAGAGGCCTCGTGGGAGCTAGAAGAGGACATGAGGATTAAGTATCCATATTTATTCGATTGA